A single genomic interval of Sebastes umbrosus isolate fSebUmb1 chromosome 9, fSebUmb1.pri, whole genome shotgun sequence harbors:
- the si:ch211-107m4.1 gene encoding heterogeneous nuclear ribonucleoprotein U-like protein 2 isoform X2 — translation MKLAELKKLKVAELRSRLKDLGLDNKGLKAELLGRLWSKLEAGRGEDEEEEVKPQHDRSITPAAQAEDVQAPSSSPKTGPGVTEGCKPDWTREYTDTSTQTDTDTRQQGSECITTLQQGSECITTLQQGSECITTLQQGSECITPLQQGPECVSTLQQASECVSTLQQGSECITTLQQGSECVSTLQQGSECITTLQQGSECITTLQQGSECITTLQQASECITPLQQGSECITPLQQASECITPLQQASECVTPLQQASECVSTLQQASECITPLQQAPECITPLQQASECVTPLQQGSGCTSECVPVYQAEETDVEMQQGGAEDAGEDRRALSSEDMGRGRAFYEFKEEIRYKRAKSPQPPVDREETEEEDEDKVRLDAYDSHLHFEVSPDCAGGQPRFWARFPSLWSGCRLTHGVLQGRVGFEVRLERKLLTTQLEEQEDVDPYGLRVGWSVANTSLLLGEDDFSFAYDGRGKKVSGGKEEVFGELFSEGDIIGCYASFSTDGAVELSFHKNGRFMGEAFSLDASVLLCRPLFPHVLCKSCSVRFLLDPTAPPWYPGPPGFTPLAALSVGQKVRSTLPPTFRAQCEVVLIVGLPGSGKSHWARTHMKQHPEKQYKLLSTEELLACMISGGQRDSRLQQASQCLTDLIKMAAQTPGNYILDQCNILFSARRYKLQLFTGFRRRVVVVFPSADEWKRRLFEHQTSNGEQIPETALLKLQVSCSLPEQQSNLLEELQYVELPQEQAQTLLQVYRDEARRLLPPIPKQEKKKPRLHKKRPHPHGPPPSHRIQWTGLHGWNDTRLNMQPWRQQPRYWSVPYQDQGCYYRDVGYSGYEGY, via the exons ATGAAGCTAGCGGAGCTGAAGAAGTTGAAAGTGGCCGAGCTGCGGTCCAGACTGAAGGATCTGGGTCTGGACAACAAGGGACTGAAGGCTGAGCTGCTGGGCAGGCTGTGGTCCAAGTTAGAGGCAGGACGAggtgaagatgaagaagaagaggtaaaACCACAACATGACCGCTCAATAACACCTGCAGCACAAGCAGAGGACGTCCAGGCTCCGTCCTCATCACCCAAGACAGGACCAGGTGTTACTGAGGGATGTAAACCGGACTGGACCAGAGAGTACACAGACAcctccacacagacagacactgacACCAGACAACAAG GCTCTGAGTGTATTACAACACTGCAACAAGGCTCTGAGTGTATTACAACACTGCAACAAGGCTCTGAGTGTATTACAACACTGCAACAAGGCTCTGAGTGTATTACACCTCTACAGCAAGGCCCTGAGTGTGTTTCAACACTACAACAAGCCTCTGAGTGTGTTTCAACACTGCAACAAGGCTCTGAGTGTATTACAACACTGCAACAAGGCTCTGAGTGTGTTTCAACACTGCAACAAGGCTCTGAGTGTATTACAACACTGCAACAAGGCTCTGAGTGTATTACAACACTGCAACAAGGCTCTGAGTGTATTACAACACTGCAACAAGCCTCTGAGTGTATTACACCTCTACAACAAGGCTCTGAGTGTATTACACCTCTACAACAAGCCTCTGAGTGTATTACACCATTACAACAAGCCTCTGAGTGTGTTACACCATTACAACAAGCCTCTGAGTGTGTTTCAACACTACAACAAGCCTCTGAGTGTATTACACCTCTACAGCAAGCCCCTGAGTGTATTACACCATTACAACAAGCCTCTGAGTGTGTTACACCATTACAACAAGGCTCTGGGTGTACTTCAGAGTGTGTACCAGTGTACCAAGCGGAAGAGACAGATGTTGAAATGCAGCAGGGAGGAGCAGAGGATGctggagaggacaggagagctCTGTCATCAGAGGACATGGGCAGAGGAAGAGCTTTCTACGAGTTCAAAGAGGAGATACGATACAAAAG AGCCAAATCTCCACAACCTCCAGTGGACcgagaggagacggaggaggaagatgaagataaAGTCAGACTAGATGCAT ATGACAGTCACCTCCACTTCGAGGTGAGTCCTGATTGTGCCGGTGGCCAGCCGCGGTTCTGGGCTCGATTCCCCTCGCTGTGGTCAGGCTGCAGGCTCACCCACGGGGTGCTGCAGGGCAGGGTGGGCTTTGAGGTGAGGCTGGAGAGGAAGTTGTTGACTACACAGCTGGAGGAACAAGAGGACGTGGATCCTTACGGCCTGAGAGTAGGCTGGTCTGTGGCCAACACCTCTCTACTGCTGG GTGAAGATGACTTCTCTTTTGCTTATGATGGGCGTGGTAAAAAAGTGTCAGGTGGGAAGGAGGAAGTGTTTGGAGAACTCTTCTCAGAGGGAGATATCATTGGCTGTTATGCT TCCTTCTCCACAGACGGTGCTGTTGAGCTCTCTTTCCATAAGAACGGTCGTTTCATGGGCGAGGCCTTTTCCCTGGACgcctctgtgctgctgtgtcGTCCTCTGTTCCCTCACGTCCTCTGTAAGAGCTGTTCAGTCAGATTCCTCCTGGACCCCACAGCTCCTCCCTGGTACCCCGGACCTCCAGGGTTCACACCGCTGGCAGCTCTCTCTGTTGGGCAGAAGGTGCGCTCCACATTGCCTCCAACCTTCAGAGCACAGTGTGAG GTGGTGTTGATAGTTGGTCTTCCTGGTTCTGGGAAGAGCCACTGGGCCAGGACTCACATGAAGCAGCACCCTGAGAAACAGTACAAGCTGCTGAGCACTGAGGAGCTGCTCGCATGTATGATT agtggtgggcagagagacagcaggctGCAGCAGGCCTCTCAGTGTCTAACTGATTTGATCAAGATGGCGGCTCAAACTCCTGGCAACTATATCCTCGACCAG TGCAACATCCTGTTCTCTGCACGGCGTTACAAGCTGCAGCTGTTCACAGGCTTCAGGCGCCGGGTGGTGGTGGTTTTTCCCTCAGCAGACGAGTGGAAAAGACGACTGTTCGAGCACCAGACGAGCAACGGGGAGCAGATCCCCGAGACGGCCCTGCTCAAACTCCAAG TGAGCTGCAGTCTTCCAGAGCAGCAGAGCAAcctgctggaggagctgcagtacGTCGAGCTGCCTCAGGAACAGGCTCAGACGCTCCTGCAGGTGTATAGAGACGAGGCTCGCCGACTGCTACCTCCCATCCCCaaacaggagaagaagaaacccCGACTTCACAAGAAAAGACCTCACCCTCACGGCCCTCCACCCTCACATAGGATCCAGTGGACTGGACTTCATG GGTGGAACGACACAAGACTCAACATGCAGCCATGGAGGCAGCAGCCAAGATAT TGGAGCGTGCCTTATCAGGACCAGGGCTGCTACTACAGAGACGTTGGTTACAGCGGATATGAAGGTTACTGa
- the si:ch211-107m4.1 gene encoding heterogeneous nuclear ribonucleoprotein U-like protein 2 isoform X5 — protein MKLAELKKLKVAELRSRLKDLGLDNKGLKAELLGRLWSKLEAGRGEDEEEEVKPQHDRSITPAAQAEDVQAPSSSPKTGPGVTEGCKPDWTREYTDTSTQTDTDTRQQGSECITTLQQGSECITTLQQGSECITTLQQGSECITTLQQGSECITPLQQGSECITTLQQGSECITTLQQGSECITTLQQASECITPLQQGSECITPLQQASECITPLQQASECVTPLQQASECVSTLQQASECITPLQQAPECITPLQQASECVTPLQQGSGCTSECVPVYQAEETDVEMQQGGAEDAGEDRRALSSEDMGRGRAFYEFKEEIRYKRAKSPQPPVDREETEEEDEDKVRLDAYDSHLHFEVSPDCAGGQPRFWARFPSLWSGCRLTHGVLQGRVGFEVRLERKLLTTQLEEQEDVDPYGLRVGWSVANTSLLLGEDDFSFAYDGRGKKVSGGKEEVFGELFSEGDIIGCYASFSTDGAVELSFHKNGRFMGEAFSLDASVLLCRPLFPHVLCKSCSVRFLLDPTAPPWYPGPPGFTPLAALSVGQKVRSTLPPTFRAQCEVVLIVGLPGSGKSHWARTHMKQHPEKQYKLLSTEELLACMISGGQRDSRLQQASQCLTDLIKMAAQTPGNYILDQCNILFSARRYKLQLFTGFRRRVVVVFPSADEWKRRLFEHQTSNGEQIPETALLKLQVSCSLPEQQSNLLEELQYVELPQEQAQTLLQVYRDEARRLLPPIPKQEKKKPRLHKKRPHPHGPPPSHRIQWTGLHGWNDTRLNMQPWRQQPRYWSVPYQDQGCYYRDVGYSGYEGY, from the exons ATGAAGCTAGCGGAGCTGAAGAAGTTGAAAGTGGCCGAGCTGCGGTCCAGACTGAAGGATCTGGGTCTGGACAACAAGGGACTGAAGGCTGAGCTGCTGGGCAGGCTGTGGTCCAAGTTAGAGGCAGGACGAggtgaagatgaagaagaagaggtaaaACCACAACATGACCGCTCAATAACACCTGCAGCACAAGCAGAGGACGTCCAGGCTCCGTCCTCATCACCCAAGACAGGACCAGGTGTTACTGAGGGATGTAAACCGGACTGGACCAGAGAGTACACAGACAcctccacacagacagacactgacACCAGACAACAAGGCTCTGAGTGTATTACAACACTGCAACAAGGCTCTGAGTGTATTACAACACTGCAACAAGGCTCTGAGTGTATTACAACACTGCAACAAGGCTCTGAGTGTATTACAACACTGCAACAAGGCTCTGAGTGTATTACACCTCTACAGCAAG GCTCTGAGTGTATTACAACACTGCAACAAGGCTCTGAGTGTATTACAACACTGCAACAAGGCTCTGAGTGTATTACAACACTGCAACAAGCCTCTGAGTGTATTACACCTCTACAACAAGGCTCTGAGTGTATTACACCTCTACAACAAGCCTCTGAGTGTATTACACCATTACAACAAGCCTCTGAGTGTGTTACACCATTACAACAAGCCTCTGAGTGTGTTTCAACACTACAACAAGCCTCTGAGTGTATTACACCTCTACAGCAAGCCCCTGAGTGTATTACACCATTACAACAAGCCTCTGAGTGTGTTACACCATTACAACAAGGCTCTGGGTGTACTTCAGAGTGTGTACCAGTGTACCAAGCGGAAGAGACAGATGTTGAAATGCAGCAGGGAGGAGCAGAGGATGctggagaggacaggagagctCTGTCATCAGAGGACATGGGCAGAGGAAGAGCTTTCTACGAGTTCAAAGAGGAGATACGATACAAAAG AGCCAAATCTCCACAACCTCCAGTGGACcgagaggagacggaggaggaagatgaagataaAGTCAGACTAGATGCAT ATGACAGTCACCTCCACTTCGAGGTGAGTCCTGATTGTGCCGGTGGCCAGCCGCGGTTCTGGGCTCGATTCCCCTCGCTGTGGTCAGGCTGCAGGCTCACCCACGGGGTGCTGCAGGGCAGGGTGGGCTTTGAGGTGAGGCTGGAGAGGAAGTTGTTGACTACACAGCTGGAGGAACAAGAGGACGTGGATCCTTACGGCCTGAGAGTAGGCTGGTCTGTGGCCAACACCTCTCTACTGCTGG GTGAAGATGACTTCTCTTTTGCTTATGATGGGCGTGGTAAAAAAGTGTCAGGTGGGAAGGAGGAAGTGTTTGGAGAACTCTTCTCAGAGGGAGATATCATTGGCTGTTATGCT TCCTTCTCCACAGACGGTGCTGTTGAGCTCTCTTTCCATAAGAACGGTCGTTTCATGGGCGAGGCCTTTTCCCTGGACgcctctgtgctgctgtgtcGTCCTCTGTTCCCTCACGTCCTCTGTAAGAGCTGTTCAGTCAGATTCCTCCTGGACCCCACAGCTCCTCCCTGGTACCCCGGACCTCCAGGGTTCACACCGCTGGCAGCTCTCTCTGTTGGGCAGAAGGTGCGCTCCACATTGCCTCCAACCTTCAGAGCACAGTGTGAG GTGGTGTTGATAGTTGGTCTTCCTGGTTCTGGGAAGAGCCACTGGGCCAGGACTCACATGAAGCAGCACCCTGAGAAACAGTACAAGCTGCTGAGCACTGAGGAGCTGCTCGCATGTATGATT agtggtgggcagagagacagcaggctGCAGCAGGCCTCTCAGTGTCTAACTGATTTGATCAAGATGGCGGCTCAAACTCCTGGCAACTATATCCTCGACCAG TGCAACATCCTGTTCTCTGCACGGCGTTACAAGCTGCAGCTGTTCACAGGCTTCAGGCGCCGGGTGGTGGTGGTTTTTCCCTCAGCAGACGAGTGGAAAAGACGACTGTTCGAGCACCAGACGAGCAACGGGGAGCAGATCCCCGAGACGGCCCTGCTCAAACTCCAAG TGAGCTGCAGTCTTCCAGAGCAGCAGAGCAAcctgctggaggagctgcagtacGTCGAGCTGCCTCAGGAACAGGCTCAGACGCTCCTGCAGGTGTATAGAGACGAGGCTCGCCGACTGCTACCTCCCATCCCCaaacaggagaagaagaaacccCGACTTCACAAGAAAAGACCTCACCCTCACGGCCCTCCACCCTCACATAGGATCCAGTGGACTGGACTTCATG GGTGGAACGACACAAGACTCAACATGCAGCCATGGAGGCAGCAGCCAAGATAT TGGAGCGTGCCTTATCAGGACCAGGGCTGCTACTACAGAGACGTTGGTTACAGCGGATATGAAGGTTACTGa
- the si:ch211-107m4.1 gene encoding heterogeneous nuclear ribonucleoprotein U-like protein 2 isoform X3, with product MKLAELKKLKVAELRSRLKDLGLDNKGLKAELLGRLWSKLEAGRGEDEEEEVKPQHDRSITPAAQAEDVQAPSSSPKTGPGVTEGCKPDWTREYTDTSTQTDTDTRQQGSECITTLQQGSECITTLQQGSECITTLQQGSECITTLQQGSECITPLQQGPECVSTLQQASECVSTLQQGSECITTLQQGSECVSTLQQGSECITTLQQGSECITTLQQGSECITTLQQASECITPLQQGSECITPLQQASECITPVSTLQQASECITPLQQAPECITPLQQASECVTPLQQGSGCTSECVPVYQAEETDVEMQQGGAEDAGEDRRALSSEDMGRGRAFYEFKEEIRYKRAKSPQPPVDREETEEEDEDKVRLDAYDSHLHFEVSPDCAGGQPRFWARFPSLWSGCRLTHGVLQGRVGFEVRLERKLLTTQLEEQEDVDPYGLRVGWSVANTSLLLGEDDFSFAYDGRGKKVSGGKEEVFGELFSEGDIIGCYASFSTDGAVELSFHKNGRFMGEAFSLDASVLLCRPLFPHVLCKSCSVRFLLDPTAPPWYPGPPGFTPLAALSVGQKVRSTLPPTFRAQCEVVLIVGLPGSGKSHWARTHMKQHPEKQYKLLSTEELLACMISGGQRDSRLQQASQCLTDLIKMAAQTPGNYILDQCNILFSARRYKLQLFTGFRRRVVVVFPSADEWKRRLFEHQTSNGEQIPETALLKLQVSCSLPEQQSNLLEELQYVELPQEQAQTLLQVYRDEARRLLPPIPKQEKKKPRLHKKRPHPHGPPPSHRIQWTGLHGWNDTRLNMQPWRQQPRYWSVPYQDQGCYYRDVGYSGYEGY from the exons ATGAAGCTAGCGGAGCTGAAGAAGTTGAAAGTGGCCGAGCTGCGGTCCAGACTGAAGGATCTGGGTCTGGACAACAAGGGACTGAAGGCTGAGCTGCTGGGCAGGCTGTGGTCCAAGTTAGAGGCAGGACGAggtgaagatgaagaagaagaggtaaaACCACAACATGACCGCTCAATAACACCTGCAGCACAAGCAGAGGACGTCCAGGCTCCGTCCTCATCACCCAAGACAGGACCAGGTGTTACTGAGGGATGTAAACCGGACTGGACCAGAGAGTACACAGACAcctccacacagacagacactgacACCAGACAACAAGGCTCTGAGTGTATTACAACACTGCAACAAGGCTCTGAGTGTATTACAACACTGCAACAAGGCTCTGAGTGTATTACAACACTGCAACAAGGCTCTGAGTGTATTACAACACTGCAACAAGGCTCTGAGTGTATTACACCTCTACAGCAAGGCCCTGAGTGTGTTTCAACACTACAACAAGCCTCTGAGTGTGTTTCAACACTGCAACAAGGCTCTGAGTGTATTACAACACTGCAACAAGGCTCTGAGTGTGTTTCAACACTGCAACAAGGCTCTGAGTGTATTACAACACTGCAACAAGGCTCTGAGTGTATTACAACACTGCAACAAGGCTCTGAGTGTATTACAACACTGCAACAAGCCTCTGAGTGTATTACACCTCTACAACAAGGCTCTGAGTGTATTACACCTCTACAACAAGCCTCTGAGTGTATTACACC TGTTTCAACACTACAACAAGCCTCTGAGTGTATTACACCTCTACAGCAAGCCCCTGAGTGTATTACACCATTACAACAAGCCTCTGAGTGTGTTACACCATTACAACAAGGCTCTGGGTGTACTTCAGAGTGTGTACCAGTGTACCAAGCGGAAGAGACAGATGTTGAAATGCAGCAGGGAGGAGCAGAGGATGctggagaggacaggagagctCTGTCATCAGAGGACATGGGCAGAGGAAGAGCTTTCTACGAGTTCAAAGAGGAGATACGATACAAAAG AGCCAAATCTCCACAACCTCCAGTGGACcgagaggagacggaggaggaagatgaagataaAGTCAGACTAGATGCAT ATGACAGTCACCTCCACTTCGAGGTGAGTCCTGATTGTGCCGGTGGCCAGCCGCGGTTCTGGGCTCGATTCCCCTCGCTGTGGTCAGGCTGCAGGCTCACCCACGGGGTGCTGCAGGGCAGGGTGGGCTTTGAGGTGAGGCTGGAGAGGAAGTTGTTGACTACACAGCTGGAGGAACAAGAGGACGTGGATCCTTACGGCCTGAGAGTAGGCTGGTCTGTGGCCAACACCTCTCTACTGCTGG GTGAAGATGACTTCTCTTTTGCTTATGATGGGCGTGGTAAAAAAGTGTCAGGTGGGAAGGAGGAAGTGTTTGGAGAACTCTTCTCAGAGGGAGATATCATTGGCTGTTATGCT TCCTTCTCCACAGACGGTGCTGTTGAGCTCTCTTTCCATAAGAACGGTCGTTTCATGGGCGAGGCCTTTTCCCTGGACgcctctgtgctgctgtgtcGTCCTCTGTTCCCTCACGTCCTCTGTAAGAGCTGTTCAGTCAGATTCCTCCTGGACCCCACAGCTCCTCCCTGGTACCCCGGACCTCCAGGGTTCACACCGCTGGCAGCTCTCTCTGTTGGGCAGAAGGTGCGCTCCACATTGCCTCCAACCTTCAGAGCACAGTGTGAG GTGGTGTTGATAGTTGGTCTTCCTGGTTCTGGGAAGAGCCACTGGGCCAGGACTCACATGAAGCAGCACCCTGAGAAACAGTACAAGCTGCTGAGCACTGAGGAGCTGCTCGCATGTATGATT agtggtgggcagagagacagcaggctGCAGCAGGCCTCTCAGTGTCTAACTGATTTGATCAAGATGGCGGCTCAAACTCCTGGCAACTATATCCTCGACCAG TGCAACATCCTGTTCTCTGCACGGCGTTACAAGCTGCAGCTGTTCACAGGCTTCAGGCGCCGGGTGGTGGTGGTTTTTCCCTCAGCAGACGAGTGGAAAAGACGACTGTTCGAGCACCAGACGAGCAACGGGGAGCAGATCCCCGAGACGGCCCTGCTCAAACTCCAAG TGAGCTGCAGTCTTCCAGAGCAGCAGAGCAAcctgctggaggagctgcagtacGTCGAGCTGCCTCAGGAACAGGCTCAGACGCTCCTGCAGGTGTATAGAGACGAGGCTCGCCGACTGCTACCTCCCATCCCCaaacaggagaagaagaaacccCGACTTCACAAGAAAAGACCTCACCCTCACGGCCCTCCACCCTCACATAGGATCCAGTGGACTGGACTTCATG GGTGGAACGACACAAGACTCAACATGCAGCCATGGAGGCAGCAGCCAAGATAT TGGAGCGTGCCTTATCAGGACCAGGGCTGCTACTACAGAGACGTTGGTTACAGCGGATATGAAGGTTACTGa
- the si:ch211-107m4.1 gene encoding heterogeneous nuclear ribonucleoprotein U-like protein 2 isoform X4 has protein sequence MKLAELKKLKVAELRSRLKDLGLDNKGLKAELLGRLWSKLEAGRGEDEEEEVKPQHDRSITPAAQAEDVQAPSSSPKTGPGVTEGCKPDWTREYTDTSTQTDTDTRQQGSECITTLQQGSECITTLQQGSECITPLQQGPECVSTLQQASECVSTLQQGSECITTLQQGSECVSTLQQGSECITTLQQGSECITTLQQGSECITTLQQASECITPLQQGSECITPLQQASECITPLQQASECVTPLQQASECVSTLQQASECITPLQQAPECITPLQQASECVTPLQQGSGCTSECVPVYQAEETDVEMQQGGAEDAGEDRRALSSEDMGRGRAFYEFKEEIRYKRAKSPQPPVDREETEEEDEDKVRLDAYDSHLHFEVSPDCAGGQPRFWARFPSLWSGCRLTHGVLQGRVGFEVRLERKLLTTQLEEQEDVDPYGLRVGWSVANTSLLLGEDDFSFAYDGRGKKVSGGKEEVFGELFSEGDIIGCYASFSTDGAVELSFHKNGRFMGEAFSLDASVLLCRPLFPHVLCKSCSVRFLLDPTAPPWYPGPPGFTPLAALSVGQKVRSTLPPTFRAQCEVVLIVGLPGSGKSHWARTHMKQHPEKQYKLLSTEELLACMISGGQRDSRLQQASQCLTDLIKMAAQTPGNYILDQCNILFSARRYKLQLFTGFRRRVVVVFPSADEWKRRLFEHQTSNGEQIPETALLKLQVSCSLPEQQSNLLEELQYVELPQEQAQTLLQVYRDEARRLLPPIPKQEKKKPRLHKKRPHPHGPPPSHRIQWTGLHGWNDTRLNMQPWRQQPRYWSVPYQDQGCYYRDVGYSGYEGY, from the exons ATGAAGCTAGCGGAGCTGAAGAAGTTGAAAGTGGCCGAGCTGCGGTCCAGACTGAAGGATCTGGGTCTGGACAACAAGGGACTGAAGGCTGAGCTGCTGGGCAGGCTGTGGTCCAAGTTAGAGGCAGGACGAggtgaagatgaagaagaagaggtaaaACCACAACATGACCGCTCAATAACACCTGCAGCACAAGCAGAGGACGTCCAGGCTCCGTCCTCATCACCCAAGACAGGACCAGGTGTTACTGAGGGATGTAAACCGGACTGGACCAGAGAGTACACAGACAcctccacacagacagacactgacACCAGACAACAAG GCTCTGAGTGTATTACAACACTGCAACAAGGCTCTGAGTGTATTACAACACTGCAACAAGGCTCTGAGTGTATTACACCTCTACAGCAAGGCCCTGAGTGTGTTTCAACACTACAACAAGCCTCTGAGTGTGTTTCAACACTGCAACAAGGCTCTGAGTGTATTACAACACTGCAACAAGGCTCTGAGTGTGTTTCAACACTGCAACAAGGCTCTGAGTGTATTACAACACTGCAACAAGGCTCTGAGTGTATTACAACACTGCAACAAGGCTCTGAGTGTATTACAACACTGCAACAAGCCTCTGAGTGTATTACACCTCTACAACAAGGCTCTGAGTGTATTACACCTCTACAACAAGCCTCTGAGTGTATTACACCATTACAACAAGCCTCTGAGTGTGTTACACCATTACAACAAGCCTCTGAGTGTGTTTCAACACTACAACAAGCCTCTGAGTGTATTACACCTCTACAGCAAGCCCCTGAGTGTATTACACCATTACAACAAGCCTCTGAGTGTGTTACACCATTACAACAAGGCTCTGGGTGTACTTCAGAGTGTGTACCAGTGTACCAAGCGGAAGAGACAGATGTTGAAATGCAGCAGGGAGGAGCAGAGGATGctggagaggacaggagagctCTGTCATCAGAGGACATGGGCAGAGGAAGAGCTTTCTACGAGTTCAAAGAGGAGATACGATACAAAAG AGCCAAATCTCCACAACCTCCAGTGGACcgagaggagacggaggaggaagatgaagataaAGTCAGACTAGATGCAT ATGACAGTCACCTCCACTTCGAGGTGAGTCCTGATTGTGCCGGTGGCCAGCCGCGGTTCTGGGCTCGATTCCCCTCGCTGTGGTCAGGCTGCAGGCTCACCCACGGGGTGCTGCAGGGCAGGGTGGGCTTTGAGGTGAGGCTGGAGAGGAAGTTGTTGACTACACAGCTGGAGGAACAAGAGGACGTGGATCCTTACGGCCTGAGAGTAGGCTGGTCTGTGGCCAACACCTCTCTACTGCTGG GTGAAGATGACTTCTCTTTTGCTTATGATGGGCGTGGTAAAAAAGTGTCAGGTGGGAAGGAGGAAGTGTTTGGAGAACTCTTCTCAGAGGGAGATATCATTGGCTGTTATGCT TCCTTCTCCACAGACGGTGCTGTTGAGCTCTCTTTCCATAAGAACGGTCGTTTCATGGGCGAGGCCTTTTCCCTGGACgcctctgtgctgctgtgtcGTCCTCTGTTCCCTCACGTCCTCTGTAAGAGCTGTTCAGTCAGATTCCTCCTGGACCCCACAGCTCCTCCCTGGTACCCCGGACCTCCAGGGTTCACACCGCTGGCAGCTCTCTCTGTTGGGCAGAAGGTGCGCTCCACATTGCCTCCAACCTTCAGAGCACAGTGTGAG GTGGTGTTGATAGTTGGTCTTCCTGGTTCTGGGAAGAGCCACTGGGCCAGGACTCACATGAAGCAGCACCCTGAGAAACAGTACAAGCTGCTGAGCACTGAGGAGCTGCTCGCATGTATGATT agtggtgggcagagagacagcaggctGCAGCAGGCCTCTCAGTGTCTAACTGATTTGATCAAGATGGCGGCTCAAACTCCTGGCAACTATATCCTCGACCAG TGCAACATCCTGTTCTCTGCACGGCGTTACAAGCTGCAGCTGTTCACAGGCTTCAGGCGCCGGGTGGTGGTGGTTTTTCCCTCAGCAGACGAGTGGAAAAGACGACTGTTCGAGCACCAGACGAGCAACGGGGAGCAGATCCCCGAGACGGCCCTGCTCAAACTCCAAG TGAGCTGCAGTCTTCCAGAGCAGCAGAGCAAcctgctggaggagctgcagtacGTCGAGCTGCCTCAGGAACAGGCTCAGACGCTCCTGCAGGTGTATAGAGACGAGGCTCGCCGACTGCTACCTCCCATCCCCaaacaggagaagaagaaacccCGACTTCACAAGAAAAGACCTCACCCTCACGGCCCTCCACCCTCACATAGGATCCAGTGGACTGGACTTCATG GGTGGAACGACACAAGACTCAACATGCAGCCATGGAGGCAGCAGCCAAGATAT TGGAGCGTGCCTTATCAGGACCAGGGCTGCTACTACAGAGACGTTGGTTACAGCGGATATGAAGGTTACTGa